The following proteins are co-located in the Gloeocapsa sp. PCC 7428 genome:
- the hisD gene encoding histidinol dehydrogenase, whose protein sequence is MLRIITQQAEVRAELQRICDRTHDDQVVHKEATVREVLQAVKRQGDRALLHYTAEFDHQNLKQEELRVSGSELDAAYQQVSKELLDAIRLACRQIEAFHRQRVPKSWVHFGDDDVVLGKRYTPVDRAGLYVPGGRAAYPSTVLMNAIPAKVAGVPRRIMVTPPGVGKSINPAVLVAAQEAGVEEIYRVGGAQAIAALAYGTETIPKVNIITGPGNIYVTLAKKLVYGTVGIDSLAGPSEVLVIADETANATYVAADLLAQAEHDPMAAAILLTTDAELAKKVQAEVERQLENHPRKTLTEKAIAHYGLIVIVDSLEQAAELSNEFAPEHLELEIAEPWELLEKIRHAGAIFLGSSTPEAVGDYLAGPNHTLPTSGAARYASALGVETFLKHSSLIQYSPLALQKVAGAIEVLAKAEGLPSHAASVRLRTQPKSDTWGMEDGEKPKS, encoded by the coding sequence ATGCTGCGAATTATTACTCAGCAAGCCGAGGTACGAGCAGAGCTACAACGCATCTGCGATCGCACCCACGATGACCAAGTGGTTCACAAAGAAGCGACGGTGCGGGAAGTGCTTCAAGCAGTGAAGCGCCAAGGCGACCGAGCCTTACTGCACTACACAGCAGAATTTGACCACCAAAACCTCAAACAAGAAGAGCTACGCGTTAGCGGTTCAGAATTAGATGCGGCTTACCAGCAAGTGTCGAAAGAACTGCTCGATGCGATTCGGCTCGCTTGTCGTCAAATCGAAGCATTTCACCGCCAACGAGTCCCCAAATCATGGGTTCATTTTGGCGACGATGATGTTGTCTTGGGCAAACGCTACACGCCTGTAGACAGAGCAGGGTTGTATGTGCCTGGTGGTAGAGCCGCATACCCAAGCACGGTGCTGATGAATGCGATTCCGGCAAAAGTGGCAGGAGTCCCACGGCGAATTATGGTGACGCCGCCAGGCGTAGGCAAATCAATCAACCCCGCAGTATTAGTCGCGGCGCAAGAAGCTGGAGTAGAAGAAATTTATCGCGTAGGAGGGGCGCAGGCGATCGCGGCATTAGCGTATGGCACAGAAACGATACCCAAGGTAAATATTATTACAGGACCAGGTAATATCTATGTCACCTTGGCAAAAAAACTCGTCTATGGAACTGTCGGGATTGACTCGCTAGCCGGACCTTCTGAGGTACTGGTAATTGCTGACGAAACCGCGAACGCGACTTATGTCGCCGCTGACTTGTTAGCGCAAGCCGAACACGATCCCATGGCAGCGGCAATTTTGTTGACGACGGATGCGGAGTTAGCCAAGAAAGTACAAGCTGAAGTCGAGCGACAACTCGAAAATCATCCGCGCAAAACGTTAACCGAAAAAGCGATCGCGCATTATGGCTTAATTGTGATTGTCGATTCGCTAGAGCAAGCTGCGGAACTTTCAAATGAGTTTGCGCCAGAACATTTAGAACTCGAAATCGCAGAACCTTGGGAGTTGCTAGAAAAAATTCGTCATGCTGGGGCAATTTTCTTAGGTTCATCTACACCAGAAGCTGTAGGAGACTATTTAGCAGGACCAAACCACACGCTACCTACTTCAGGAGCCGCACGTTATGCGTCAGCTTTAGGTGTGGAGACTTTCTTAAAACACTCTAGCCTCATTCAGTATTCACCGCTCGCGCTTCAAAAAGTGGCAGGGGCAATCGAAGTCCTCGCCAAAGCTGAAGGATTGCCATCTCATGCTGCATCGGTACGGTTAAGGACGCAGCCCAAAAGTGATACTTGGGGAATGGAAGATGGGGAAAAGCCAAAGTCTTAA
- a CDS encoding universal stress protein: protein MLKTIVVALDGSDLSEHVIQTVQELQLQPDSQIILCHVIPPPVSDLEMVADLPHAYAAEVPYRNIEKQIAAYRDKLPGERQVEIVSGDPAEEIVRIANIYQADLIAIGSRGLQGVKRIIQGSVSSQVVESAHCSVLVVKPQ from the coding sequence GTGTTAAAAACAATTGTGGTCGCTCTTGATGGTTCAGACCTTTCAGAACACGTCATTCAAACCGTACAAGAACTCCAACTGCAACCTGATAGCCAAATTATCCTTTGTCACGTTATTCCGCCACCAGTATCTGACTTAGAAATGGTGGCTGACTTACCTCACGCCTATGCAGCGGAAGTACCTTACCGAAATATAGAAAAGCAGATCGCAGCCTATCGAGATAAGTTACCAGGAGAACGTCAAGTTGAGATTGTCAGCGGCGATCCGGCGGAAGAGATTGTACGGATTGCGAATATTTACCAAGCTGATTTAATTGCGATCGGTAGTCGCGGTTTACAAGGTGTTAAGCGAATTATTCAAGGCTCGGTGAGTAGTCAAGTTGTCGAGAGTGCTCACTGTTCGGTATTAGTGGTCAAGCCACAATAG
- a CDS encoding calcium-binding protein, giving the protein MAKIIGSNGSDIIVGTDFNDLILGLAGADIITGDGGNDTIRGGAGADILDGDSGRDLLIGGTGNDTLAGGSGRDTLTGGLGADRFNFDSPNEGTDIITDFIAADDTIVVSPRNFGGGLKPGETIKPHQFRLGTAAGDPSDRFIYDRKSGALYFDRDGIGPSKQIQLATIANKPLLSHADIFVSEQFGFIVFEDSVSV; this is encoded by the coding sequence ATGGCAAAAATTATTGGTAGCAATGGAAGTGATATCATCGTCGGCACTGATTTTAATGACTTGATATTGGGGCTAGCAGGCGCAGATATTATCACTGGTGACGGTGGCAATGATACAATTCGCGGCGGTGCTGGTGCAGATATTCTTGACGGCGATTCTGGTAGAGACTTGTTGATTGGTGGAACCGGAAACGACACCTTGGCAGGAGGTTCTGGAAGAGATACGCTGACTGGCGGACTCGGAGCAGATCGCTTTAACTTTGATTCTCCCAACGAAGGAACTGATATTATTACCGACTTTATCGCTGCTGATGACACGATCGTTGTCTCCCCACGTAATTTTGGTGGTGGACTAAAGCCAGGCGAAACTATCAAGCCGCATCAGTTTCGCCTCGGTACAGCCGCTGGCGATCCGAGCGATCGCTTTATTTATGACAGAAAGTCTGGCGCTTTGTACTTTGATCGCGATGGTATAGGTCCAAGCAAGCAAATACAATTAGCAACAATAGCAAACAAACCGTTGCTGAGCCATGCAGATATTTTCGTCTCAGAGCAATTTGGATTTATTGTTTTTGAAGACAGTGTGTCGGTGTAG